AGCTGAGGCCTgtaaaatattttctttaaagattttcaatgcattttcattTAACAGCAACAACTGCTTTTAAAGTCAGCATCAGACTCTAGTGATGTTGGTTATTGAAGAGTCTCGTGTTGCCTGGAGTTAGTTTGAGTGGAAAGTGACTTCATCCTGCTGGAAAACACTGAGTACTAATTGTTGATATCTGAAAACTGTATTTCCGTATTTTCCTCTGAACGTCACTCTATAACAAGTGTTTTGGATGTCTGCTAAGAATCTTGATAAAGGTCTGAAGGCTGTAGCTAAAGTTGTGGCTTTAGCTGTAACCAACAGAATGAGTTTGTAAGGATGTGAGGGCAGCTGAGCTGCACCACTGACCAATCAGGGCACAAGGCGGACTCACCTGAGGTTGTGACCATCACTATAGAGCTCCTCAGGTAATTGTTGGCAGGAACATGGAAGCAGTGCAGCTCATTACACATGAACGTTCCTCTTCTGGCCTGCTTCCTGGCAACGTAGACTATATATCCATACAGAGAGCACATGGTGAGGATGGGCGCCACAATGCTCACCACCATCCACAGCACCACAAAGCACTGGCTGTCAGGACTGAAGTCTGGGCAGCACAGGAACCGGGACTCATTGTAGACGTAACTGCCGAAACCCAACAACGGTAAGGAGGCATTCACCAGGCAGAACAGCCAGACGGAGACCACCACCACCCGGCTCCTCCTCTTGGTCCAGATGCTGCAGTAGCTCAGGGCAAAGCACATCTCTGTGAACCTGTCCACAGTGGCCCAAGTTAGCGACTGGATGGAGGCGGTCTGCAGGAGCAGGAAGAGGAAAGCACTGCCCTGACACAAGCCACCCTCACTGGGGTATCCGGCAGGCCAGGACAGGGTGTTGTGGACTCCGAAGGGGAGGGTGGAGAGTCCCAGGGCCAGGTCGCTGAGGCTGAAGCTCAGGGTGAGGCCCAGCGTGTCAGACTGGAGTTCCTTGTTGAGGAGCAGCACCAGCAGGAGCAGAAGGTTCCCA
This region of Odontesthes bonariensis isolate fOdoBon6 chromosome 17, fOdoBon6.hap1, whole genome shotgun sequence genomic DNA includes:
- the LOC142366594 gene encoding beta-2 adrenergic receptor yields the protein MEAALRTLYAALMVLSSVASVSGNLLLLLVLLLNKELQSDTLGLTLSFSLSDLALGLSTLPFGVHNTLSWPAGYPSEGGLCQGSAFLFLLLQTASIQSLTWATVDRFTEMCFALSYCSIWTKRRSRVVVVSVWLFCLVNASLPLLGFGSYVYNESRFLCCPDFSPDSQCFVVLWMVVSIVAPILTMCSLYGYIVYVARKQARRGTFMCNELHCFHVPANNYLRSSIVMVTTSGCLLVCWLPYISVCLYETFSGEPSPAVASALSTWLVLTSAALNPWITCMTQTVDSQHIMSKF